The genomic segment TCTTCTTCTCCCTGGAGTACCTTCTTCGCTTGCTGTCAACTCCCAACATCAGAAGTTTTGGATGCAGCGTCCTCAACTCTGTCGATCTGATCGCCATCTTACCGCACTACTTGCAGTTGGTTCTGGAGTGTTTTGATGAAAAAGACACACACGTGGATTCTGTAGACATTGAGACCATGACACGTGTCGGAAAGGTAATGGCACACTTACTGAATCATCGATTACCATGTGCATTCCAATTAGCAAACTGATAAGTTGACCAATAACACTTTAAATAAGAGCTTATATTGAAGTTTGTAgactaaaaataatcatttgctgTACAGAGTTGGTTgaaggtcaaaagtgtcaactTTTAAATAGCTGTCCAtggtggtacacggtcgattggtcgccagtcttttggtcaccggtcttttagtcgcccggaaggttattgataattaccattacatcgttgctcaaattccctaaatacaaactgtgaattactattactattggcttttattaatgcgtagaccgtgttgttttaccttgttttgtcgtcagtcttttgatcgtccgtcttttggtcgcccgttgtcgcggtccgggcgaccaatcgaccgcacacggtccaTGGTAGCgtcggtgaaaaaaaaaaactactaagaATTATTCTAAATATTTACTTCTGTGTTCACTCTGCAGCTAGGACAACTTCTGAAAATCATGCGATTGATGCGGATCTTTCGGATTCTAAAGCTGGCTCGTCACTCGACGGGCCTCAGGGCTTTTGGCTTCACTCTGAGACAGTGCTACCAACAGGTCATTTGCTGTGTGTACTTAAAATGGAATGCTCCTCAGCAGCACCATGTCCAACTCATTTATGCTGGATGTCTGTTTAGGTGGGCTGTTTGCTGCTTTTTATCTGCATGGGGATCTTTGTGTTCTCAGCTACGGTCTACACTGTCGAGCATGATGTTCCCAACACCAACTTTACTTCCATGCCACTTGCATGGTGGTGGGCTGCTGTGAGTCAATACCTGTCATGCGTAGTATACTTTAACTGTCCATCATACACATAACGAAATTAAAACTTAAGATAGTCTACAGCTCTTATCTTTTTGAACCTTGTGTCTCCAACCCCACAGGTCAGCATTTCCACAGTAGGCTACGGCGACATGTTCCCGGAAACCAACCTGGGCCGCATCTTTGCCTTTGCCTGCATCGCTTTTGGCATCATCCTCAATGGCATGCCCATCTCTGTCCTCTACAACAAGTTCTCGGACTACTACGGCAAGCTCAAGTCGCAAGAGTGTGCAGCCGTCACCAAAGCTCGTGGAGATCTGCAGTTTGCACGAAGGGCAGCTAAGAAGTTAGCCGAATGTTATCAGTCACGGACATCCCGGCCGCAGGGTCAATTGGTCAACACGGCAGAAGGGAAAGCTTTTGCAGTCTGTCACGGCCACACACGCTCATAGATTGCCCGTCACTAACGTATCCAAAATAATCCATAGCTGAAATTATGCCAATTTGTGACCAATATCTTGATATTAAATGGCTTTTCCTAAAGGAAGGGACATTCATTACATTGTTAAAAGTAACCTGCAAAGGACCAGCCATGACTCCTAGTGCCAactttttcaactcaaattgcATCACAATATCTTGAATGGGAGATTGTGAGTGAGGTATGTACATGCTCAGAGGACACGTGACAGCGATATGCTGTGGAAGCAAGTTAATGTGTAATGGAGGcaagtgtatgtgtgcatgcgGGCGTCACAGATGCCAACTGACCAGATGGAACATTGCACAAGCACCCATTTAAAGAATTTGTAGAAGAGAACACCCACAGCAGTCAAACATTTTACAAGGTGAAAACACTGAAATTGAACAGATTGCTTGAACACCTATtgtaatttcttttttatttcagcATTTTATAATAACATCCAAATGGTGACAATGCTTTGACAAAACCAATTTgtcataaaggaaaaaaaagccaaaactgTACATAAAAATCCTTTAAGTTCAaacattttgtcaaatttttcaATTGTCCCATACCAAATTAAGCCTTTATACAGTTAGAGcaattgaaaatatgaaattgGTGGCAGTTTGACATGGAACATTCTTGGTGAAAGCATCCTTGCTTGCTCATTGACAAGTAATTCCACTAGTGTCCCACCTGTTTGCCACTTGAGTATCTTGCACAACTAATTTAGATTTTATTCCTCACCAGTTGCTAATGTGACTCAGTTCCAGTTTGGCTCTACTTTGATTCAATTTTTTGCTTATCCACTTGTATATGATAGATAATTATTTTCTCAAGTTTTCCAGCAGGATTTCAGCACCCTTGCTGCCATTTGTGCCTTCAAGCTCAAAGTCCTGCAAAGCAGTCTTCACATCTGCCACAACAGACTTGTCACAACTGTTCAGGAGGCtgtggaaaataaacatttttcaaatgtcatCCCAGCATCAGTGTGATGTTCTCACATAAGGTACCTGGTTTATTGATGATAGTTTGAGTAGCAAACACTTCTTTCATTATGTTGTTAAGGTAATGAGTTTGTGCTTCACATTGTGTCCTCACAGTAATTCAgtgaatgacaataaaatctatTGGTTTATCGTAGATTTTTTAAGTGCATGcctcaggcaaaaaaaaacttgtaatTCAATAACTGCTGAAAGAAAAGCAGAAGACACTGATAAATTTGGTGAATGTGAACACACTGACCTGCAAAGCACCATAGCTCCTCTGTTGACTTTGCTCCAACTCCTCAGTTTTTCCATCCCAACAGTGTCCACCAGGATCCTTGAAAATCGTTCTGGAAGGACGACAAAAATGTCAataccacaaactgttagatttttcacaatttgaatataTAGTAATGTTCAATAACTATTTACAACAATTTCATGTAATTAAAACTTTGCATTACCCTTTAAACACATGAATAAATAGCTTTGAAAAATTGCTAAGTATCACCTTCTTTCCCAGCCTCGACCAGACTGACATCCTGCTCTATGAGCCATTTGAGCACCAAGTGTCCAGCGGGATGTTCTGCCATGTGGAGCTAGATAAGACATTTGAAATCACTATTTGATCTAAATACGTTGTACTACTATTACCGAAAACCCAGGCAAGGCTTAATTGAAGACATTCACTCCCACTGACCTGCCCTTGGATGCCTCCTGGTACCAGTTCCTGATTAGCCAACTGAGCTACAGCTACCATGGCGGGCTGCAGGTCACCGCAGGCGGACGCCAGAATGTCACTAACTGTCACGCTGGTGGCCTTGTCCATGACCATGGATGCAGCGTTGTCTCTGAGATAATCGAGCAGTGGCGGGGAAACTACCTCCAGCAGCTCCTTCCTTCGGAGGGCTGCGTCCTTCTTACTGTTGGGGATGTGTGAAATAGAGCAACAGATTATTTTGGATTATTGAATTCCAAACATgccaaaaatgaattttgaaggTTTCCTGACCTGTGTGCATTGCCATCTCCCCTTTCTAGCACCTTAATGATCTCGGGCAGCAAGTGAGCAGGGTCTCTGGGGCTGAGCAAGTACAACAGAACTTTCTTGCCGTACTTGTTACTGATGACTTCCTCCAAAGATGACAAGAGCTCCTGGAAGAGTAAGAAACATGAACATGTTCAGACCCCCTTCCAAGCAAAGAGCAAATGGAACCAAATCTAATTCTTACCGCTAACACAGTCTGTTTGACTAGTTTGGTGTCATCCACGCAGTCAAATATGGCTAGAAGAACCAGGTGACCAAACTCCCCCTACAGAAGCAACACTGGCCATCAGTTCATCACTATGTCAAGACTTAAAAAGGTACAGTACATTTACTTCCTATTTGTCATAGTAATTCAAGAAAAGTGATACAAAGCTCTCAAAATGGTGTTAAATATGTGAAAACCCACCGTTGCAAATTTCACCATGTAGGTCTTCATTGTTTTAATGATAACCTTTCTGTCCTGaaataatattaggagatttcaCTTGAAACAAATTGAATTGCTTTGCTTCTGAACTGCCAAAGTCCAAAAACTTTCACTAAAGTATTTATCCAGACAAAATAATACTGGCATGGTAATGGCATTTGACCGTGCATACCTTGTTAGTCCCATGCCACAGACAGTGCATGGCCACTCGAGCTCCATCATGGGTGTGAGCCATGTAGACAACAGACTCCCTTATCGACTCAATCATCTCCTGTTTACAATGACAACATATACAAAACAGTTTCACAAAGAACATGGCCCTGCATTCACAATTAAATTTAAACTTTAAATATGCAAGTACAAATGAGACTACTCTGTAGCAAATTGACTTTAAACATGACTTCAGGAGCCCAATGAATTCATAACATCTAAGTAACAGGAGAATGTATACTTACCGCTTTCTGTTGGTCAGCACTAAAGAGAAAAAAGTCCAGGAAGACTTTGTGGACTAGAGAGTGTTTGATGACCTGCTCCCTGAAAGAACATAACAGCACATTTTGATGCAACATCACATTCTTGTAGATCCCtttaagctaaaataaaaaaaatacaaaaaaatgacagccaTTGACAGGGAGGCAGTGATCAATCACCAGTCAgtttggatttgatgtctatcactATAAATGAGGTAATATTTAAACAGCTTTCAAGTTAATATTACATTAAGTTATATTAAATCAAGCTGAAAACATTACAGTACTTAagatcaattaaaaatatagatAATTGTATGTAGTGCAAATTAAGGTCAACAACCCATCTATGATAAATGCATTGAGGCTGTggttaaatttatttaaaatatacctGATTCTAAATAGAAATTATATTCATTGTTTGTACACATGGTGTATGATGACTGAATTTGATTGTCTTACTTCTGTGCCATTGGGGTGAGAATTTGCTTCATATCagtgatgatttgattcagccTGTCTGGGTTAGCCTCTGCGACTTTCTCGATAGTGTTGCATATCGATGACTGCACACATGGTTAGACAAACATTGGACAAGAAAGATTGTGTTGGaatcaatccatttcaaatgcaaTAGCAACTTGAAATTGGGTATGACAGATGCAGTCTGGTTGTGTGTGCATACCTTGAGGATTGTGAAGACATTGCCGTACAGTTCCTCAGTTAGCATGAGTCTCTGTGCAAGCACAGCTTTGTCATTGTACGCATACTCAATGATTCCCGAGGCGGCAGCATGACGAAGCAATGGCCGCACGTTGCCTTTAAACGTTTGCATCACGGCCGCAATCAACTCCTTGTTCCTATAGAGGCAAACACAATAGGAGTCAAGCTCATAACAACAAAAGTGACTTATACTTAACGGGTGAGATACTTACCCATACATCAATAACTTTTTCACCACGTGTCTGCCGTACTGTGACTTACATAAATCAATGATATCATCTGAGAGAGACAAAGTGACATATGTAAGCAAAACAAAGCtcgtatttctttttaaatggattCTCTTACAAATGTACCCATTGAAATGGCTCAAATTGTCCCCGTTATCCTCTTGCCTTGAAATACTTGAATAAACTAATGAATGTGTTTAATGCAGCTAAGTCCTAACATTTGACAAATAACTACTCGCTAACagaactttttttctaaatagacTTCACCTTTGAGTTCATCAAACACTTCTTGTCTCTGTTCATGGCTACCCCACTGGATAAAACACTGGAGCACTCGTACAGAGTCGTGAGCATACGCCATCTGAAGGACAGAGATGATGGTTCTTAGCACATACATAAACAGCTCATGGACCCAAGAACTGGTTTTCATTAACTGACAAATACCTGTTTGTACTTCCCCTTAACCAGCTCATGAAGCtctttcattttgttgcttttcaAATCCTTGTCACACTTCTTTCTGTTGGCACATAGATAGAGAAATGTATATAAGGGGTCACACTAATGAGGTTGTTAGTACATAAGTATAACAGGAATTATTTATAACAATGCTGTTTATCCACAAGTCCAGTTGAAACTATTCTTTTTGTTGCGAATGAGTATGCGTGTGCTTACAGTCTTAGGTCTCCCCACAGTTTTTTGGCGTCATTGATTATCTGGTACATGTCCTTTCGATCTGCTTCCTGTCTGCTCTTCTTCAGATCTTTCTTCTTCTGTGACCTGTTTTTCTTCAGCTCTTCATCTGTCTTGTACTTCTTTTTAGGGTTAATTTTGCCTTTCTTGAGCTTCTTTGCCTGTGGACCTGGACAATCATGTTgtgagttacatttttttatcatttacatTTGGCAAGGTTATTAACAAAATATAATTCCAATTGATGtgtcaaattcaaatgtttatttttacttcacTGGAAAATCTCATTACTATTTTATATCATAGTAGAATAGTGAATTTTTTTGCATGGAATGTATTTCCTAAATGCATGAGTGGCATTTCTACCTCCAGCTTCTTTATCGTTTCCATCCCTGTTGTCGGTGGGTAGTTTTCTCTTTTGTCCTTTTCCACCTTTAACAAATGTAGGCTTTTTCTTTTGAGTGGCATTTCTACCTCCAGCTTCTTTATCGTTTCCATCCCTGTTGTCAGTGGGTAGTTTTCTCTTTTGTCCTTTTCCACCTTTAACAAATGTAGGCTTTTTCTTGGTGTGATCTgcactcttgctcattttgcCTTGTGTGTCCTTCTTGTTGTAAGGTTTGAAGAGTTTTTTACCATTTGGCCTACTACCAGGTGCTGTTCCAGGAGAATCTGTAAAGGAAAATAGACCACCCCAAGTTTTATAATACAATCATTTAGTTTTAGTTAAGTGTAAACAGCTTACCTTTCCCTTTCTGTTTCAATTTCTTTCCACCTTTGGGGCGAAAGGCTGTTTGGGGTTTCGCTTCCATTCTGCagacaaaatatataaatacattctttaaaaaactgaaatctAACATTCATAATTGacgaaaaaacattttgggagTAATTCTAACATGATAGTGGATGGATGTACAACTGTCGCCATTTTATCCAGTGGAATTGCTAAAGTTACGCGATAAAATAGCCTAGATCTAATAAATATGAGAACACAAATGGTAATTATTACAATCAGAAGCAATCCAGTGGTAATAACACTGATAATACGCCTTACTTTAATGAGAAAACTTACATCGATTGCGGACACGCCACCTCAGCCTGTACATGCGTGTTTTACCACAACGGTTTACGACAATCACATGTCCAATCAAATTCCGAACCGTCTGCCGTAAAACGTTGACGTAATTACGACAGTGCTgctaaaaaaacagaagcaaaTGTACATGAAATGGATGATACATTATCTTATTGCTTCTAAATGTCAGTTCATAAGTCAACACAACTTAA from the Stigmatopora argus isolate UIUO_Sarg chromosome 16, RoL_Sarg_1.0, whole genome shotgun sequence genome contains:
- the LOC144091165 gene encoding potassium voltage-gated channel subfamily V member 2-like isoform X2: MLRRFRGRSRSLFPGNRTVAFTELDSFVDLTRILVKPWNSMQDLAKDVYDLYAEDEEEEDASFPRSLLTPAKHIILNINVGGTLYHLPSGLAARYPKTRIGRLAAYTDHNMKLELCDDYIFTSNEFFFDRDPNIFQNIFNFYRTGVLWIKDELCPRNFLEEINYWGVRIKNSQRCCRISFEERQDELNEQLKIQKQLTAEVELVAMELMAVASSTFVLISLVAMTLNTVEDLQYKTASGQPSGKFFGEHVETFCIVFFSLEYLLRLLSTPNIRSFGCSVLNSVDLIAILPHYLQLVLECFDEKDTHVDSVDIETMTRVGKLGQLLKIMRLMRIFRILKLARHSTGLRAFGFTLRQCYQQVGCLLLFICMGIFVFSATVYTVEHDVPNTNFTSMPLAWWWAAVSISTVGYGDMFPETNLGRIFAFACIAFGIILNGMPISVLYNKFSDYYGKLKSQECAAVTKARGDLQFARRAAKKLAECYQSRTSRPQGQLVNTAEGKAFAVCHGHTRS
- the pum3 gene encoding pumilio homolog 3, coding for MEAKPQTAFRPKGGKKLKQKGKDSPGTAPGSRPNGKKLFKPYNKKDTQGKMSKSADHTKKKPTFVKGGKGQKRKLPTDNRDGNDKEAGGRNATQKKKPTFVKGGKGQKRKLPTDNRDGNDKEAGGPQAKKLKKGKINPKKKYKTDEELKKNRSQKKKDLKKSRQEADRKDMYQIINDAKKLWGDLRLKKCDKDLKSNKMKELHELVKGKYKQMAYAHDSVRVLQCFIQWGSHEQRQEVFDELKDDIIDLCKSQYGRHVVKKLLMYGNKELIAAVMQTFKGNVRPLLRHAAASGIIEYAYNDKAVLAQRLMLTEELYGNVFTILKSSICNTIEKVAEANPDRLNQIITDMKQILTPMAQKEQVIKHSLVHKVFLDFFLFSADQQKAEMIESIRESVVYMAHTHDGARVAMHCLWHGTNKDRKVIIKTMKTYMVKFATGEFGHLVLLAIFDCVDDTKLVKQTVLAELLSSLEEVISNKYGKKVLLYLLSPRDPAHLLPEIIKVLERGDGNAHSKKDAALRRKELLEVVSPPLLDYLRDNAASMVMDKATSVTVSDILASACGDLQPAMVAVAQLANQELVPGGIQGQLHMAEHPAGHLVLKWLIEQDVSLVEAGKEERFSRILVDTVGMEKLRSWSKVNRGAMVLCSLLNSCDKSVVADVKTALQDFELEGTNGSKGAEILLENLRK